The DNA region ACAACCGTAAAGTATCTgggtatttatttaacaaaaaatgttacaGCCAGACAACAGCTTAATTTTTCTAGCAGGgtcaaaaaaactaaaaatatatttaatctttGGCTACAAAGAGACCTCTCCCTTTATGGTAGGGTTCTCTTGTCTAAAGCAGAAGGGTTATCTCGTTTTGTGTACccttctctttctcttttcGTTAATGACTCTACTgctaaagaaataaacaaaatttttatAGATTTTATATGGAAAAAAAACCTCATaagctaaaaaaacatttatttacatattttattgtACTAATTCATCTTTCTGTTATCGtgttattgtattttatttgtgaaactttacatatataatttgttaatttttcaCTCCTGTAGAGGTTTGTGTGTATTCTGTATGTTTTGTgtattgttaaatgttttaaagcattaataaaaacaaaaacaaaaaaatctataaaaagatatcaaaaaaaaaaaaagtaacgtCCGGTAAACTTCGCTAAggataaatactgtaacaaaaaaagtcattttaaagttgtttatttatataacaagcaaaataaacaacacatagattacctatgaaaccaaaacatttgttattttcgacaaggtatttgtttaagagttcagtttcagcaactatcagaccattaaacaaacagaaactttGTTCGGACCAGATGCGTAATCTCGTCACCGCACGTGCTTCCAATGAAACCGTTCACACACCCTTCCTGCTGGCACAAAAGCTGTTTTTGTAGTCAAAAAAAGAGGCAGGATTTTGAGAGTTATGAAGCAGTCATACaaattaaaggtgccatagaataaaaactgtatttacctaggcatagataaataataaagagttttttacatggtaatgacatattgtgagcctcaaacacgatagtttcctccttcttatgtaaacctcgtACATGCAAAtgacaggccaatctcaacataacaccaactgtgccccaacattaaattacacattaaacacgttgttacaatgctaaaaacaaagttatgtCTGCTGCTGAGCTAGCGTTATAGGGTCAtcaaataagaaaataagtatTAAGGGCAGTATCGGCTGGTGCTTTTTAGGGGCGCAAAcaaactcaaaatcaaacttttgctgtagtaatgcaggactgtaaataGCCATTAATCAGGGATGAATATCATTTACTGCTTAGCTACAATGCTGAAACTGTTAAAGCATGAAATACTATGATTGTGTAAATTTTAGTATAATGTGGGTTTACATCAGTAATGAACTAATCAAAGTAAATTCGcactcacacgcacacacgcacgcacgcacgcacgcacacacacacacgcaacgaactcagttttgattttgttttttttataaatgataacatgaCTACAGTGAAATAGTtactaaatgattttattttgtactaatttgcagtatatatttaactttttggtatatgttaaagtagctttccTCTCTGGTCAACTTTAAGGCCAACCTATTGACCAGCCCTAACTGATTAAGGGTGATGTCTTGTTCATCTTTACTTCTGTGATTCTGTTTGTAAGCAGCAGGTAGTTATTCATGTTAAATCATCTCTTCATTACCTCAATAATTTCATCACAaataaagtctttttttaacactttgcaTGTGGATTATATCCTATTAACTAAGCAGTGGTAATATAACAATGGGTATTTTGCTAAAGCGATAGTTATGCTAGTATGGTACAAATCAGTATCATTGGAGCAATCAACTTCGCAATAAAGGGCTTCCCATGAACATGTGTTAAGTCACAGATTCGTCTAGCTTCTCAACTCACCAGAAAACTCACCAATCCCAGACACAGACCAGTAAAAAGCAGCTTTAAACAATGCCTTTCCCTGTGAACTGTAAAATCAGCAAAGTATGTTGTTACTGCAATAAATTCCATTTAGTTATTAACAAGGTAAATAATCCATTAGTAGTGGCGAGGCTAAAGGTGACACTGGCCCATTCAGATTGACAGCTGGCCCATCCAGTCAGAAGAGATACGaaataaaagcaaaagaaaTAACACATAAATAGTAATATAATAATCTTTTATAATAATCGCTTAATTacgcatcattcagaaataaataactattcACATagaggggcagtttcccggacagggattagcttaaaccaggactatgccttaatttaattaggaaatataacttgttttaacaaacatgccttgctaaaaacattacttgtgtgcattttgaggcaaaacaaagggccctgatgtattttaagatatgtcagtgcaagctgttttcagtttggacagctcttaaatttattttagtctaggactagtctaatccctgtccgggaaactgccccagaaagtttatcatttgtatGTGTTTCTTAACCTTGCAAATTTAAACATTCaagccattttaaacaatttgagcaAGAAAATATTAAATTGAGCTGTTTTTATGTGCGCACACATATGCTACTTAACTGGACACACACTCATATGCCCACACGCAGAGATGCGTTTCAGAAAGCATGCAAATACAGAAAAATTTACAGAATGAAGACAGTGTATATATTTCTGTTCCTAAATATTACtgtactttatttgtaactttgtttttGTCGATTTCCATACGCTTTTAATTTCTGGTTTTGTTCTTATCTTATTTTCctaatttccttttttttttgctgatccgaaaattatttaatcaatgactcaaaaaacgtaatattTAACCTTTTTCACCAGGTCCACTCAGTTTAAAAGTATACATTATATTGTGATGTTTATGCAAAAATAACCTTTGCTCAGTGGTGTTTGCTTTTTTGGTTTCTGCATGGGCCACGTTTTAtcttaaataaacatttgaataaTCCTTGCTTAACCTCAAACCTGAAAGTTTAAATTCAAGTTATTTCCTTTCAATTTATTACCTGCATTAAGGCGTTATCAGTATGTTTTAAGGTTCAAATCAAGTTTTAGTACTTCCAGAAGGTTGATTTATTAACTTTGTTTTAGTTATggaaatacaattataaatgtaaacaaataagTCCCGAAAGTCTCATCCCGTCACGCCTAAAACATTAAGTATTAACAGGATTGTTTAACAGTTTTGCTGTGGCAGAAACTATATTGTCAATGTTGGTGAGCACTCCCTTTACGTTTAATAATTTtgatagtttttttttcagaaaagtctgcttttatatttacataattatAAAGCCGAACGCTATacttttatttagttatttCATATAAAGATTTACAAATAcacaattattaaaacattaatatctccaaattaaataaataacaagaaATAAATAACTTACAGCGTTGTTCCTGAGAATCACGTTTCATCTTTttctcttatttttttaaacgaaTGTTTCATTTAGTGAAACGTCTTGTGGTGTTTCATTGAATTGGTAATGTTTGTAATCCGTTTTCTGTGCATTACAGCCTGTCTGTCTTGCTTTGCCCCATCTTTATCCTACAGTTTGTGTCACTTGCGCTTGTGCAAATAGAATGTGCAGTAGCCAAAAACCTACTGCAGTGACATCATGACTCATGAATATTTagtttgataagagtctggtAAAGTTAAATTGTTAGGCAAAGTTAGCGGCGCCCAACCTGACGAGCGCAGCTGGGCCGGCAGAAAGCACACGTGAAAAAAGGTACACTTTTTCCACGAActtattttgtaggctacttaatattaaaacattttgttaaGTACTACTTCTAATCTTAAGAATATCTAAGTTTACATAACTGTGCTACTTTGAGACAACATGAAAATTAACTAAAATATGCATTTGAAACAATAATGTCTTTGGGACAAACATGTTCTTCTATTTTTAAattgtgttaatttttaactactgtttttaaagcaaacctcgtctaatgtaatttatttaataaataaaaattaataaaatgagtAAAATACTCTTTGTGGTAAAAGGAGCATTTTTAGCATTCACAACATTCAAACATCAATTAAACTAATACagttattaaaaacaatcaacATGTATTAAGAAGCATGAGATTGAATCTTAGAAAGTTGAATGAACACAATTATTTTGTAGATACTGCACTTTGCTTTTGCAATAGTGTTTTAGTTGTTTAAGGTTATCCAAAGGCAGAGTGCAGTATCTGCATTttgggagtcaaaggtcacatctagtgttgtttttggcagcctgttttcattttagttttagtctagtctttgtgtcaagctgtcattttagtttttattagttttagtcacgtcatactctttttagtctagtcaagttttagtcaactaaaattcttgccattttagtcttattttagtcagacttatccattactattttagtctagttttagtcgacgaaaactgatgacattttagtctagttttagtcagtgaaattgtatttagtctctttttagtaatgcattctatttaacccatatagtataatgacctaatagtattatagacaaaacaatattttcttttagccaaacccatttcaaacaaaagttatattattgttaccttatagaccgaagaatacatccattccagacatggaagatgctctgatttgaatagatatttattttactatcctctgagtgagtgacttgactgttcgtaagagtctacataaaagtctacataatcaaaacaaaagtagtctaagcaaacacacaaacacacacatacacacacacacacacacacgcacgcacgcacgcacgcacgcacgcacgcacgcacgcacgcacacacacacacacacacacacacaaggtcaaatgggtcacacacaactatagtatgtgtgagaatagaaatatgctactgttaacatttataattgtattattatagtttatatttctgcatctgtacgttaccaccagtgtttgccatgaagagtcgtgtccgtaaaagggataggatcttaggtgcacgagcaaggcttgtggaccaactccgcttcacctctgtaaccgcccccgtttctccgctttccgcatgtctcgcggttgccgcgtacactgtttgaaatgcccattaacgtgcaaatggaggcatatgatatcaaagcatcgcgagagcagactGCTCCGCATGTTTTCTattcactctcgcggtactttcatgTTTTGACTGATCTACGCAGCGCCAACAACACAGGCGATCACCTGCAGTCAGGTGGTGGGGGCGCGGAGATGCTGAGATGGGTAaaagacgaaataacgttataacatttcgtctcgtctcgttttggtcaacgaaaatgaagagacattttagcttagtttttattttgtaaaccacttttagtctcgtttttattcgtcaacaatattgcattatacattttattatagtcatcgtcacatgaccagcattttcgttacgtctcgtctcgttttcctcacgtgaaaaaggttcgttgacgactatatttcgtcatacttttcgttgacgaaagcaacactacaGCGACTGCCATGAAGAGTTGTGTCCGTAAAAGGGATAGGATCttaggtgcacgagcaaggcttgtggaccaactccgcttcacctctgtaaccgcccccgtttctccgctttccgcatgtctcgcggttgccgcgtacactgtttgaaatgcccattaacgtgcaaatggaggcgtatgatatcaaagcatcgcgagagcagactGCTCCGCATGTTTTCTattcactctcgcggtactttcatgTTTTGACTGATCTACGCAGCGCCAACAACACAGGCGATCACCTGCAGTCAGGTGGTGGGGGCGCGGAGATGCTGAGATGGGTAaaagacgaaataacgttataacatttcgtctcgtctcgttttggtcaacgaaaatgaagagacattttagcttagtttttattttgtaaaccacttttagtctcgtttttattcgtcaacaatattgcattatacattttattatagtcatcgtcacatgaccagcattttcgttacgtctcgtctcgttttcctcacgtgaaaaaggttcgttgacgactatatttcgtcatacttttcgttgacgaaagcaacactagtcacatcggtggtcatggtttttatctataaaaaaaattcttacaaGGCATTACATGAATGCATTACCACTAATCTGCCTACAACATGTTTGGCTGGCTAGTGTGAAAACTTTAAagccatttttctcagttttagTGTTTTCGTATACTGCACTTAGCCTTTGGAGGGCAGAataatttaaacataaatatccaaatcaaaaacatttcattttctcAAACGTTTATGCATATCTGTAATAACAGAATTTCCTTTTGATTACAGaagcacattttaaaaaaatattatttcttATGTTTTACCACAATGTGACGTTCTCCAAAAGGCACACATTTTTAAACAATGCATGtcttttatttaagaaaaaaaaaggaaacatAGAAAACATAGAAGCTTTGTCCCACATTCGTGGTTCGAACTACGTTGGTTTAACAACACAGTTAATGAGGTCACATGGATGGTAATGCTATACTAAATGTCTAAATAATCAATCTGAGATTGATttatgtcagattattgctgtaaataatgaACATGGCATCtgaactttgttttgttttccctTGTTTTGCTTTTTTCCGAAGTTTCAAAAAAAATGACACGCTCCTGCTCACATAACCCTGGGTTGGCATAGTAGAAAATGGACCTACATGTGCACTTTTTAATTTTCCTGAAAAATTAAGAGACATAAATTGGAATTTGTCTATATTTATAtgatatctatatatctatgtAAATCATACTGTCATACTAACATTGACCTATGCTTTTAACCACAGCAGTGAAGACTTTTGTGGTTAAGACATTTTCTCATCTGTGATCAGGGCCAGCACATCCAACAGGCAATAAAGGCAATTGCCTGGGGCCCCATGCCAAGACAAGGGCCCTCAGGCATAAAAATAATTGTTTCATTGGACCATATTGATTAAAATAGAGATCAGAAAAACAGTAGGTGAAAAACCGCCACAGAGATTTAATAATAATCTCAACAAAAATAGACCgtaaaatgacaataaatacaaaacattagtataaataaagacataaagcattacaaaaaaagaacagaatgGGCTAATTTCCATAATGTTAATGACGCAGTTGCGCTTGCAGAGGTGTGTTTCATTGTGCATGCTTGTAAAATTTAAATTCAGAGCAAATAATGGACTCCTGTAAATAAcaataaagttgtttttaaattaagatcaCAATAttgtgtatgtttatggtatttatttaccctataacaaaATTTACAACATCACTTtcatttacagcccgcaaaggTAAGAATTACCTGGTAACAACTTTAATGTACAGCCTGCAAACGTAAGACCTGCAATACACAGAATAAGGTGGTAACAAGCGCCATTCTAAAGAGACagttcacccatttgcattaagatttgtatagttagaaccccagtcatgtttttgaatggtcatgcatcatttcctcagttgccgctgagacaggagaaatacagatttcagtgttgcacttccttctttcaatgatgtaaaaaatcatcattttgcataatTGAAAtcaggaagtccaatatctttgttgaggggggtacaaacaccccttttctcggtcaaataggcaccaaattctaaatgtatgttacatttagactacaaatatgacacacattcaataaagattaatgtttatacgggtgaaatgctcctttaagttaCAGCCCCCAAAtgtaagagttacctggtaactccttTCGACATATACCTACaaatcaaagaggtacaagttgctagaTTTTATTGTACTTGCCTTAAAACACAGATAAATAACCAATTAAATCAGCTgcactttttaatattttatttttttataaaatgatatatatatatatatatatagacctaAAGCATACATACCCAGTTATATTACAATAGATACCCTCTACTTATAAATTACATAGAGTATAAATAACTTATAATTTtccatattcttacccccttattattGAAAACTTAACATAATTTTCCCTTTTACCTACAAGTATGAAACTTTaaaggtactctgttgttacaactgtaggtacgctgtaaattctgTTTGATTACACGGTCGtaatataaagtgttaccgttttttttaaccataaacaacGCAAAtccattgtattataccaaatgcACAAAATACCATTGTTTTTTAGTAATGAAAAAGAATAAAGTACAATGAAGTAAAAAAACAGGTTATCCATTGACTCTGTCATTCATGCAGGACAAATAAAAGAAAGTAAAATGTCTATCTCATTTTTAAGGATAACACCACCTGGATGAATGTTCTCTTTGTTGTAATGACAGGCTGTCATTTGCCACACATCGATAATATAAACACCAACATCCTGAAAAGCCCACCGTAAAATTGTGTCCAACTGCAGAGAATACCAGTCACTGCCAAACACATCCTATTAAAAAGACAGAAAAAACATATTATATTGGAAATTGGCGCAGTGAGTTTTAGGCAGTAAATGTAAACCGCCCTTAAATCCATGAATGTAATGTAGTTTACAGCACAATCTAATTTATACAATTGACACTATAATACTCTAACCTTAAAGCCAGTGTTGGCAGTCTTGATTATAACAGTAGTGTCTGGTGCGCGCTGTAACAAATCTAATACCGCTTTGCGGATCCTCAGCACTCTTTTGGTGAAGTAATCTAGAGGAAATGTCGTAAAGTGGATCCCCaggtgaaaaacaaacacagtGTGAGGTCCTCCAGTCAGATCATCAATCTCATTACTGACGTAGTGCAGATTAGTAACTTCAGTTTTACGACTTCGTAGAGGAACACCGTGAGCCCTCCAGTGTAAGTCAATGTTGTTCTCCACATCCACTGCTATAAGTGGACCTGTCTGATGTATAACATGCAGGTTCATCTGCTTCAAAGCTGCAGTGAGAAACACCAACAATCATGATACCGTATGATTTTATGAATATGACTTAATATTCAAGTACACATCTTACTTGGTACAACTTTCACCAGTAACTCAAACCACTGTCTCAAGGTCGAGTCTCCCATCATAAAGATGTGTTTGTCTTTCAGGCACTGTGTTGTTGTTTGGGTAGTAAAATGACGGGTGCTACACACCAAAGATGTCCACACATCATTCAGGTAATACCCAGCAGGAATTGGTGTATGCAAACCGGGGCGACATTTCTGTGTTACATCTGCAGGATAAAGTGTTATAGTGACTGTACATTGTGTAATTGCactattaatataattttaatacatgccatttacaaccccaaatcagaaaaagttgggacactgtagaaattgtgagtaaaaaaggaatggaataacttacaaatctcataaacgtaTATTTATTCACAATATAATCTAGacaacatatcaaatgtagaaagtgacacattttgaaatgtcatgccaaatattggctcattttggatttcatgagagctacacattccaaaaaaagttgggacaggtagcaataagagccctgaaaagttaaatgtacatataaagaacagctggaggaggaccaatgtttaggaataggaatatTGTCCAATTCTTGTCttaaacaggcttctagttgctcaactgtcataggtcttctttgtcgcatcttcctctttatgatgtgctgaatgttttctgtgggtgaaagatctggactgcaggctggccatttcagtactcagatccttcttctacgcagtcttgatgttgtaattgatgcagtatgtggtcttgcattgtcatgttggaaaatgcaaggtcttcctgaAAGAGACAACGTCTGAATGAGGGCATATGTTgctctaaaacttggataaacctttcagcattgatggtgcctttccagatgtgtaagctgcccatgccacatgCACTCATGCAACGTGATGAGTGCATGTGGTCCTATGTGATGTAGTGCCGtctaagggcccgaagatcacgggcatatggtttccagccttgacccttacgcacagagattgttccagattctctgaatgtttggatgatattttgcactgtagatgatgataacttcaatctctttgcaatttttctctgagaaactcagaaaactattttttgccgcagcattgggggaattgccgattctctgcccatcttgacttctgacagacactgccactctgacaggcttttttatacccaatcatgttgacaattgacctaataagttacAAATTAGTCCTTATGCTTTTCcttatgtgtacatttaaattttctggcctcttattgctacctgaaCCAACTTTTCTTTggatgtgtagctctcatgaaatccaaaataagccaatatttggcatgacatttcaaaatgtctcactttcaacatttgatgtgttatttatattctattgtaaataaaatataagtttatgagattagtaaattattccattccttttttactcacaatttctacattgtcccaactttttctgatttggggttgtacacaaattaattaaataaaatggaaaTTCATCAGTAAAAAAGTgtgggatagttcaccccccaaaaaaaagaaattgtaataatttactcactctcatgttgttacaaacctgtatatatttcagatattttataaagatattttgagtaatgtttataaccaaacctatcagaggccccattgacttccaaacTGCCAATTCATACTacacagtggcaagaaaaagtatgtgatcCGCTAGGAATGAACTGGTTTTCTAAAGTGATTtcccataaaatgtgatctgatcattatctaggtcacaacaatagacaaacacaatgtgtaTAAGTTGACAACACACAAATCATTCTAGTTTGTTGTCTTTTTTaaaacacccattaaacatttacactgctggaggaaaatgtaagctaggcaaaatcgcatagatTATCAGAGTCGATTTTCCTCAATTATGAACCCGATTTTGCCTAACTtctcagtgaactacggctctgtatagtaaatgccactccatctgaaagcagctgatggcgatttaatactaatcaccgaaccggcttAACTGATGAAACACGCATTAGAATCGCAGGCGATTTTGTGCACAGCCTTAATGGATGTCTAAAtattttgagattgtttagTATCCCTTTTCAGCCTTATGAAGTGCAAAAACTCTTGATCAGATATCTTTAGAGAGGCATGGTTTATAAGAGCTGATGCTTCTTAAAAACAGACATCTTAAAATGTTTGAGTGTCTTTTAAGTGTCACTTAACCACACCTTTAAACTAATATTATTAATCTGACTCCAGTTTGTCAGCTGCTGAGACAAATTAGCTTTTATTAAAGCAATTAATCTAtgggttcacttacattttcctccaCCGCTGTGGATTTTTAAATggtgttttcaaaaaagacacaagaaagTAGAATAATTTTTGTGTTGTCAGCCTAcgcacattgtgtttgtctattgttttGACCTAGATGAGAATCAATACACATTTTATGTCAAATCACAGTAGAAAACCAGTTTATTCCTgggggttcacatactttttcttgccactgtatatatgtattttttatctatttttgAAAGATCAAAGTTGATATTAGTGAAAAGTGTGCATCATGAATCAAATGCCAACATACCAATTTTTGAAGTTCCGTTAAGGGGAAAAATCTTgattcttgtgttttttagtcCATTGATACCCTTGTTGCTTGGATTCCTGTCAAAGACAACATCTCTATCATACTGTTTCCAATAGCTTTTTTTAATGTTCAAACAGTTAACTAAATAATAATGGAAAATTATTAAATAGCAACAAAAGTAAAGAtattacaaaaaatacaaaataaattaattaagcATTATGTAATCTCACAAAAACATTGCTTCTTTGGCAGTCACGTGGTTGATATACTCTCCAAAAGAGTGATACACACGAGCGCTGCATGGCAGTGATTTGGGTCTCTGACAGCGCCATTCTTCTCCATTGCGAGAATCTTTGTATTCACAGCAACAATCTCCATTTTTGATCCTCTCCAGTCCATTCTTGTCTGACTTCACATTGCACAACACGGTTTCTTTCAGGTGGGTCCCATTTGGTcctgggccttcaaaatatcCAAGGAAAGACACTCTGTCAGAATCTGTGGCTCTGTGATGCTTGAGGACCTGCACAGCTTCACTGGAGTGGATCAGACGCACAGCCACCTGTGCCTCTCCAACCCATGGCAGAAGAAAACGCACAGAGTAGGAACCGTTGAGCAAATCCACCACCTCCCCGAACACACTGGCCTGTGACAGAAAAACATTCTTAATTCTCAAGTTAATGTCCAGAAAGATAAGAAAAAGTACTCAGTAAACATTACTGATACAGCAGACATGTAGGAGATACCTTTTTGGGACTTTTGGATGAGAAAAGCTTTGCTTGAAAGAAATCCCCTCCATAACGTTTAGATTTATTGTTAAAGTCTCTGGCATGGATAGTAACAAAAAGCTCCTCCCCTATTTGGTAGCTGTCTTTCAGGTTCTGAATGATGAAAGTGGAGTGATCTGGACTTGTACTCATAGACACATTTGTAATTGATCTGTCTGGTCCAGCCCAGTAAAGAGTCTGCTGTAAACTGGAGTAACTTTCTGAACTGATTCCAAATTCTGAgtaaaatgaacttgaacttgactCTGAGTCTTCTGAACTGATTTCTAGCAGAACATCTGCAGGAGAGGTGGAGGAGTTTCTGGAATTGTAAAGTTTTGCAAAGTGCTGAAACAAAAAGCTGGTTGAAGGATGTTTATCTTCTTTACTTCCCACGTAAGTCCATAAAACCTACAAGGTTAATAATCAAAAGTCAGGATGTTTATCATGAAAACTCTTAGGGCTTTAATAAATAATGATTTTCTATTGAATAATGTCTTCCGTTTAGGacaacacatactgtagatgtctCACAAATAAATATTGTCACCATTCCTTCATTTGCCCTCTGTCTGAATAAACCTTCCACAAAACTGCTGCTAATGCAATTTTAAAACTTCCAATTACCACCATGCATTTTTATTCGTAAAATTGCTTATTTACGTTTTTAAATAACCAATGAGCTAATTACACACTGATTGAGATGCAAAGTAAGCTACAGAGCAATGCctaattctgaaaacaaatggcTGAATAAGATACACCTACACGATTTTAGAAGTCAGACATTAAAAGACAACACATTTTCAGACTCACCAGAAATCCTGTAATTCCAAGGCACAGGCCagaaaacaacatttttaaacatgGTCTCTCCCTATGAACTGTgaaatgaaaaaatgtcattgacATAGTTTCcaataaatagatttttaacGACATTTCAAAAGAATTACAATCACGTTAACAATAGCATTTTGATTATGAGTTCAAAATcgtaattttatgcaataaatggTAAAATTAACTTTATGATTAAACATAGGACGCCAAAGCGAGTTGTTTAAGGAATAAAACCAGAATTTAAGGAA from Paramisgurnus dabryanus chromosome 8, PD_genome_1.1, whole genome shotgun sequence includes:
- the LOC135770904 gene encoding NXPE family member 3-like, giving the protein MQGFEIHRERPCLKMLFSGLCLGITGFLVLWTYVGSKEDKHPSTSFLFQHFAKLYNSRNSSTSPADVLLEISSEDSESSSSSFYSEFGISSESYSSLQQTLYWAGPDRSITNVSMSTSPDHSTFIIQNLKDSYQIGEELFVTIHARDFNNKSKRYGGDFFQAKLFSSKSPKKASVFGEVVDLLNGSYSVRFLLPWVGEAQVAVRLIHSSEAVQVLKHHRATDSDRVSFLGYFEGPGPNGTHLKETVLCNVKSDKNGLERIKNGDCCCEYKDSRNGEEWRCQRPKSLPCSARVYHSFGEYINHVTAKEAMFLNPSNKGINGLKNTRIKIFPLNGTSKIDVTQKCRPGLHTPIPAGYYLNDVWTSLVCSTRHFTTQTTTQCLKDKHIFMMGDSTLRQWFELLVKVVPTLKQMNLHVIHQTGPLIAVDVENNIDLHWRAHGVPLRSRKTEVTNLHYVSNEIDDLTGGPHTVFVFHLGIHFTTFPLDYFTKRVLRIRKAVLDLLQRAPDTTVIIKTANTGFKDVFGSDWYSLQLDTILRWAFQDVGVYIIDVWQMTACHYNKENIHPGGVILKNEIDILLSFICPA